The following proteins are co-located in the Camelina sativa cultivar DH55 chromosome 12, Cs, whole genome shotgun sequence genome:
- the LOC104731050 gene encoding metal-nicotianamine transporter YSL1 — MEIEQRKNMKREEEEDNNGLSLQEEEHETEEEMSGRTTEPWTKQITVRGVLVSIVIGVVFSVIAQKLNLTTGIVPNLNSSAALLAFVFVQTWTKILKKSGFVAKPFTRQENTMIQTSAVACYGIAVGGGFASYLLGLNHKTYVLSGVNLEGNSEKSVKEPGVGWMTAYLFVVCFIGLFVLIPLRKVMIIDLKLTYPSGLATAVLINGFHTQGDEQSKKQVRGFMKYFSFSFLWGFFQWFFSGIEGCGFSQFPTFGLKAWKQTFFFDFSMTFVGAGMICSHLVNLSLLLGAILSYGLMWPLLDKLKGSWFPENLDEHNMKSIYGYKVFLSVALILGDGLYTFVKILFVTIVSINARLKNKTNDLDAVGHKKQRKDLKEDENFLRDKIPMWIGVAGYLTFAAVSTIVVPLIFPQLKWYYVIVAYIFAPSLAFCNAYGAGLTDINMAYNYGKIGLFVIAAVTGRENGVVAGLAGCGLIKSVVSVSCILMQDFKTAHYTMTSPKAMFVSQMIGTVVGCIVTPLSFFLFYKAFDVGNPNGEFKAPYALIYRNMAILGVQGFSALPLHCLQMCYGFFGFAVLVNVVRDLTPAKIGRFMPLPTAMAVPFLVGAYFAIDMCVGTLVVFVWEKMNRKKAEVMVPAVASGLICGEGLWTLPAAVLALAGVKPPICMKFLAS, encoded by the exons aTGGAAATAGAGCAGAGAAAGAAcatgaagagagaagaggaagaagataacaaTGGACTGTcactacaagaagaagaacatgaaacagaggaagagatgTCTGGGAGGACGACCGAACCGTGGACGAAGCAGATAACGGTGAGAGGAGTGTTAGTGAGCATAGTGATCGGTGTTGTGTTCAGTGTGATAGCTCAGAAGCTAAATCTCACGACAGGGATTGTTCCAAATCTCAATAGTTCTGCAGCTTTACTGGCTTTTGTCTTTGTCCAGACATGGACTAAGATTCTCAAGAAATCAGGATTTGTCGCCAAGCCGTTCACTAGACAAGAGAACACAATGATTCAGACATCTGCTGTTGCTTGTTACGGCATTGCTGTCGGAG gtgGGTTTGCTTCATATCTTCTGGGGTTAAATCATAAGACATATGTGTTGTCTGGTGTGAACTTGGAAGGTAACTCTGAAAAAAGTGTAAAAGAACCAGGGGTTGGTTGGATGACTGCTTATCTATTTGTTGTCTGTTTCATCGGTCTTTTCGTCTTAATCCCTCTCCGGAAGGTTATGATTATTGATCTTAAGTTAACATATCCGAGTGGTTTAGCTACTGCTGTTCTCATTAATGGTTTCCACACACAAGGAGATGAACAGTCCAA GAAACAAGTGCGTGGTTTTATGAAATACTTCTCATTTAGTTTCTTGTGGGGTTTCTTCCAGTGGTTTTTCTCTGGTATTGAAGGTTGTGGCTTTTCTCAGTTCCCAACCTTTGGCTTGAAAGCTTGGAAACAAAC GTTCTTCTTTGATTTCAGCATGACATTTGTAGGAGCAGGAATGATCTGTTCACACTTGGTTAACCTTTCTTTGCTTTTGGGAGCTATCCTCTCTTATGGTTTAATGTGGCCTCTTCTTGATAAACTCAAGGGCTCTTGGTTCCCTGAGAATCTCGACGAACACAACATGAAGAGCATATACGGCTACAAAGTCTTCTTATCCGTAGCTCTAATCCTCGGAGACGGTCTCTACACTTTTGTTAAGATCCTCTTTGTCACCATTGTCAGTATCAACGCAAGATTGAAGAACAAAACCAATGATCTTGATGCCGTGGGTCACAAGAAACAACGTAAAGACCTCAAGGAAGATGAGAATTTCCTCAGAGATAAAATCCCGATGTGGATCGGAGTAGCCGGATATCTTACCTTCGCTGCGGTCTCAACCATCGTAGTTCCTCTGATATTTCCTCAGCTCAAATGGTACTACGTTATTGTAGCTTACATTTTCGCGCCTTCTCTAGCGTTCTGTAACGCATATGGAGCTGGACTTACAGACATTAACATGGCTTATAACTATGGCAAAATCGGTCTTTTCGTTATCGCGGCTGTGACGGGAAGAGAGAATGGAGTTGTAGCTGGACTAGCCGGTTGTGGACTGATCAAATCAGTTGTTTCGGTTTCTTGTATATTGATGCAAGATTTCAAGACGGCTCATTACACGATGACATCACCTAAGGCTATGTTTGTTAGCCAAATGATCGGGACGGTCGTTGGATGCATCGTGACGCCGCTAAGTTTCTTTCTGTTCTACAAAGCGTTCGACGTTGGAAACCCTAACGGCGAATTCAAGGCTCCTTACGCTTTGATTTACAGAAACATGGCGATTCTTGGGGTACAAGGCTTCTCTGCTCTGCCTCTTCACTGTCTCCAAATGTGTTACGGGTTTTTCGGATTTGCAGTTTTGGTCAACGTCGTCAGAGATCTTACTCCGGCAAAGATTGGGAGGTTCATGCCGCTTCCGACGGCGATGGCGGTTCCGTTTCTGGTCGGAGCTTATTTCGCGATCGACATGTGTGTTGGGactttggttgtgtttgtttgggAGAAGATGAATCGGAAGAAAGCAGAGGTTATGGTTCCAGCGGTCGCTTCAGGACTAATCTGTGGCGAAGGGCTTTGGACTTTACCTGCGGCTGTGCTTGCACTCGCGGGAGTAAAGCCTCCGATATGTATGAAGTTCTTAGCTTCATAA
- the LOC104731052 gene encoding uncharacterized protein LOC104731052: MCRSTSFERYVEKESLKVKAFYVRFTGLPTSTRQSLPDSLTLLYPPRINEAAFELDGSKIRPDSPAFVTLHRVVKGGDVIYGSRERVRVWDGIRFEVYMSEERVVKGIFRKDEGENWKLECECEMEEEGTAEVVVAAEGHVATATMARKHRRRRKQRIGFECLEEIPEERGEGKESDGGLCFCTCSAGESDDGEGEWEEVEWTAEMESETEGMGWAVDLGIWVMCLGVGYLVSKASTKTLTSRRRRRTTRTFF, encoded by the coding sequence ATGTGTAGATCGACGAGTTTCGAGCGTTATGTCGAGAAAGAGAGCTTAAAGGTTAAAGCTTTCTACGTCCGCTTCACTGGTTTACCCACCAGTACCCGACAATCTTTACCCGACTCTCTCACTCTTCTCTACCCACCTCGAATCAACGAAGCTGCTTTCGAGCTCGACGGCTCCAAGATCCGACCCGATTCCCCTGCTTTCGTTACCCTCCACAGGGTCGTCAAAGGAGGAGACGTTATCTACGGGTCTAGGGAACGTGTTCGTGTCTGGGATGGGATCCGTTTCGAGGTTTACATGAGCGAGGAGAGGGTCGTCAAAGGTATTTTCAGAAAAGACGAAGGAGAGAACTGGAAGCTAGAGTGTGAGTGTGAGATGGAGGAGGAAGGGACGGCAGAGGTTGTTGTTGCAGCGGAGGGACACGTTGCGACGGCGACTATGGCGAGGAAACATAGACGGAGGAGGAAGCAGAGGATTGGGTTCGAGTGTTTGGAGGAGATACCGGAGGAGAGAGGGGAAGGGAAGGAATCTGACGGCGGTTTGTGTTTTTGCACGTGTAGCGCCGGAGAATCTGACGACGGAGAAGGAGAGTGGGAGGAGGTGGAATGGACGGCTGAGATGGAGTCTGAGACGGAGGGAATGGGATGGGCCGTTGATTTGGGGATTTGGGTTATGTGTTTGGGTGTTGGCTATTTGGTGTCTAAAGCCTCTACCAAAACCTTGacaagtcgaagaagaagaagaacaacaagaacttTCTTCTAG
- the LOC104731053 gene encoding serine/threonine-protein kinase 4-like isoform X1, with product MGFRLVLEAVLKRRKKMVGGGSSGGVGRRGSGSGKQQRGYSLNPKDYKLLEEVGHGASAVVYRAIYLPTNEVVAIKCLDLDRCNSNLDDIRRESQTMSLIDHPNVIKSFCSFSVDHSLWVVMQFMAQGSCLHLMKTAYSDGFEESAICCVLKETLKALDYLHKQGHIHRDVKAGNILLDDNGEIKLGDFGVSACLFDNGDRQRARNTFVGTPCWMAPEVLQQGNGYNSKADIWSFGITALELAHGHAPFSKYPPMKVLLMTIQNAPPGLDYDRDKKFSKSFKEMVAMCLVKDQTKRPTAEKLLKHSCFKHTKPPELSVKTLFSELPPLWSRVKSLQAKDAQQLALKRMATADEEAISKSEYQRGVSAWNFDVRDLKTQASLLIDDDDLAESKEDEEILCAQFNKVNDREQVFDRLQPCENMNGKEKASNTEVDEPYCEEKFTFITTASSLERLSPNSEHDIPEAKVKPVRRQSQSGPLTSRTVLSHSASEKGHIFERSETEQQTAPTVRRAPSFSGPLNLPTRASANSLSAPIKYSGGFRDSLDDKSKANLVQKGRFSVTSGNVDLAKDVPTSIVPRRSPQASPLRKSASVGNWMLEPKMPTVQPQTIKELSSHPTSSTLIMPQLQHLFQQNSIQQDLTMNLLNSIQPAEATEGSHSGKLPPLPRSDSNGNVEPAACERERLLLSSISDLRARLDDLTEELDIEKSKYNQLQQKLKAFTGREQV from the exons ATGGGGTTTCGACTTGTTCTCGA GGCGGTTTTAAAGCGACGGAAGAAGATGGTGGGAGGAGGTAGTAGCGGTGGTGTTGGTCGTCGTGGTAGTGGTAGTGGGAAGCAGCAGAGAGGTTACTCTTTGAATCCTAAAGACTATAAGTTGTTGGAAGAAGTAGGACATGGAGCTAGCGCTGTTGTTTATCGAGCGATCTATCTCCCTACTAATGAAGTCGTCGCTATCAAATGTTTGGATCTCGATCGTTGCAATTCCAATctg GATGATATTAGGAGGGAATCGCAGACGATGAGTTTGATAGACCATCCCAACGTTATAAAGTCGTTTTGTTCATTTTCTGTCGACCACAGTCTTTGGGTCGTTATGCAGTTCATGGCACAAGGTTCGTGTTTGCATCTTATGAAGACTGCCTATTCTGACGGATTTGAAGAGTCTGCTATCTGTTGTGTACTCAAAGAAACTCTTAAAGCTCTTGATTATCTTCATAAACAAGGCCACATTCATCGTGATGTTAAG GCTGGAAACATACTTCTTGATGACAATGGGGAGATTAAGCTTGGCGATTTTGGCGTTTCTGCTTGCTTGTTTGATAACGGTGATAGGCAGCGTGCAAGGAACACATTTGTTGGTACTCCTTGCTG GATGGCACCAGAAGTCTTGCAGCAGGGAAATGGATACAACTCCAA GGCTGATATCTGGTCATTTGGTATAACAGCGCTTGAATTGGCTCATGGTCATGCACCTTTCTCAAAATATCCGCCCATGAAG GTGCTCCTAATGACTATTCAAAACGCACCTCCTGGCCTTGATTATGATCGTGATAAGAAATTTTCTAAG TCCTTTAAAGAAATGGTTGCAATGTGTTTGGtgaaagatcaaacaaaaaggCCAACTGCTGAAAAATTGCTGAAGCACTCCTGTTTCAAACACACGAAGCCTCCAGAGCTTTCTGTGAAAACGCTATTTTCCGAATTACCACCTCTTTGGTCACGTGTAAAATCTCTTCAG GCGAAGGATGCTCAACAGCTTGCATTAAAAAGAATGGCCACTGCTGACGAGGAAGCTATATCAAAG AGCGAATATCAAAGAGGAGTGAGCGCTTGGAATTTTGACGTCAGAGACTTGAAAACACAAGCATCTCTG CTAATTGATGACGATGATCTAGCAGAGAgtaaggaagatgaagaaatattATGTGCACAGTTTAATAAG GTGAATGACAGAGAGCAAGTATTTGATAGGCTGCAACCATGTGAAAACATGAACGGAAAGGAAAAAGCTTCCAATACTGAGGTGGATGAACCATACTGCGAAGAGAAATTCACTTTCATTACAACTGCTTCTTCTTTAGAACGACTGTCACCAAATTCAGAGCATGACATTCCCGAGGCCAAGGTTAAGCCAGTAAGACGCCAAAGCCAGAGTGGACCACTTACAAGCAGGACCGTATTAAGCCACTCGGCTTCAGAGAAAGGTCACATCTTTGAAAG ATCCGAGACTGAGCAGCAGACGGCACCAACAGTCCGAAGAGCACCTAGCTTTAGTGGTCCTTTGAATCTTCCAACCCGTGCTTCTGCAAACAGTTTGTCAGCTCCCATTAAATACTCAGGAG GATTCCGTGATTCTCTGGATGATAAGTCAAAGGCTAATCTGGTTCAGAAAGGACGATTCTCAGTAACATCAGGAAACGTAGATCTTGCAAAG GATGTTCCAACAAGTATAGTACCTCGTCGATCTCCACAG GCGTCCCCACTCAGAAAATCTGCAAGTGTGGGTAACTGGATGCTTGAGCCCAAAATG CCAACAGTTCAGCCTCAGACCATCAAGGAGTTAAGTAGCCATCCGACGTCTTCCACACTCATCATGCCTCAACTTCAACATCTATTTCAGCAAAACTCAATACAACAA GATCTTACTATGAATTTACTGAATAGTATACAACCCGCGGAGGCAACAGAAG GTTCTCATTCTGGAAAGTTACCACCTTTGCCTCGCTCAGACAGTAATGGAAAC GTTGAACCTGCGGCTTGTGAGAGGGAGAGGTTACTACTTAGCAGTATCTCTGACCTCCGTGCTAG GCTGGACGACTTAACAGAGGAGCTCGATATAgagaaatcaaaatacaaccAA CTGCAACAGAAACTGAAAGCATTCACGGGTCGCGAACAAGTGTAA
- the LOC104731053 gene encoding serine/threonine-protein kinase 4-like isoform X3, with product MGFRLVLEAVLKRRKKMVGGGSSGGVGRRGSGSGKQQRGYSLNPKDYKLLEEVGHGASAVVYRAIYLPTNEVVAIKCLDLDRCNSNLDDIRRESQTMSLIDHPNVIKSFCSFSVDHSLWVVMQFMAQGSCLHLMKTAYSDGFEESAICCVLKETLKALDYLHKQGHIHRDVKAGNILLDDNGEIKLGDFGVSACLFDNGDRQRARNTFVGTPCWMAPEVLQQGNGYNSKADIWSFGITALELAHGHAPFSKYPPMKVLLMTIQNAPPGLDYDRDKKFSKSFKEMVAMCLVKDQTKRPTAEKLLKHSCFKHTKPPELSVKTLFSELPPLWSRVKSLQAKDAQQLALKRMATADEEAISKSEYQRGVSAWNFDVRDLKTQASLLIDDDDLAESKEDEEILCAQFNKVNDREQVFDRLQPCENMNGKEKASNTEVDEPYCEEKFTFITTASSLERLSPNSEHDIPEAKVKPVRRQSQSGPLTSRTVLSHSASEKGHIFERSETEQQTAPTVRRAPSFSGPLNLPTRASANSLSAPIKYSGGFRDSLDDKSKANLVQKGRFSVTSGNVDLAKDVPTSIVPRRSPQPTVQPQTIKELSSHPTSSTLIMPQLQHLFQQNSIQQDLTMNLLNSIQPAEATEGSHSGKLPPLPRSDSNGNVEPAACERERLLLSSISDLRARLDDLTEELDIEKSKYNQLQQKLKAFTGREQV from the exons ATGGGGTTTCGACTTGTTCTCGA GGCGGTTTTAAAGCGACGGAAGAAGATGGTGGGAGGAGGTAGTAGCGGTGGTGTTGGTCGTCGTGGTAGTGGTAGTGGGAAGCAGCAGAGAGGTTACTCTTTGAATCCTAAAGACTATAAGTTGTTGGAAGAAGTAGGACATGGAGCTAGCGCTGTTGTTTATCGAGCGATCTATCTCCCTACTAATGAAGTCGTCGCTATCAAATGTTTGGATCTCGATCGTTGCAATTCCAATctg GATGATATTAGGAGGGAATCGCAGACGATGAGTTTGATAGACCATCCCAACGTTATAAAGTCGTTTTGTTCATTTTCTGTCGACCACAGTCTTTGGGTCGTTATGCAGTTCATGGCACAAGGTTCGTGTTTGCATCTTATGAAGACTGCCTATTCTGACGGATTTGAAGAGTCTGCTATCTGTTGTGTACTCAAAGAAACTCTTAAAGCTCTTGATTATCTTCATAAACAAGGCCACATTCATCGTGATGTTAAG GCTGGAAACATACTTCTTGATGACAATGGGGAGATTAAGCTTGGCGATTTTGGCGTTTCTGCTTGCTTGTTTGATAACGGTGATAGGCAGCGTGCAAGGAACACATTTGTTGGTACTCCTTGCTG GATGGCACCAGAAGTCTTGCAGCAGGGAAATGGATACAACTCCAA GGCTGATATCTGGTCATTTGGTATAACAGCGCTTGAATTGGCTCATGGTCATGCACCTTTCTCAAAATATCCGCCCATGAAG GTGCTCCTAATGACTATTCAAAACGCACCTCCTGGCCTTGATTATGATCGTGATAAGAAATTTTCTAAG TCCTTTAAAGAAATGGTTGCAATGTGTTTGGtgaaagatcaaacaaaaaggCCAACTGCTGAAAAATTGCTGAAGCACTCCTGTTTCAAACACACGAAGCCTCCAGAGCTTTCTGTGAAAACGCTATTTTCCGAATTACCACCTCTTTGGTCACGTGTAAAATCTCTTCAG GCGAAGGATGCTCAACAGCTTGCATTAAAAAGAATGGCCACTGCTGACGAGGAAGCTATATCAAAG AGCGAATATCAAAGAGGAGTGAGCGCTTGGAATTTTGACGTCAGAGACTTGAAAACACAAGCATCTCTG CTAATTGATGACGATGATCTAGCAGAGAgtaaggaagatgaagaaatattATGTGCACAGTTTAATAAG GTGAATGACAGAGAGCAAGTATTTGATAGGCTGCAACCATGTGAAAACATGAACGGAAAGGAAAAAGCTTCCAATACTGAGGTGGATGAACCATACTGCGAAGAGAAATTCACTTTCATTACAACTGCTTCTTCTTTAGAACGACTGTCACCAAATTCAGAGCATGACATTCCCGAGGCCAAGGTTAAGCCAGTAAGACGCCAAAGCCAGAGTGGACCACTTACAAGCAGGACCGTATTAAGCCACTCGGCTTCAGAGAAAGGTCACATCTTTGAAAG ATCCGAGACTGAGCAGCAGACGGCACCAACAGTCCGAAGAGCACCTAGCTTTAGTGGTCCTTTGAATCTTCCAACCCGTGCTTCTGCAAACAGTTTGTCAGCTCCCATTAAATACTCAGGAG GATTCCGTGATTCTCTGGATGATAAGTCAAAGGCTAATCTGGTTCAGAAAGGACGATTCTCAGTAACATCAGGAAACGTAGATCTTGCAAAG GATGTTCCAACAAGTATAGTACCTCGTCGATCTCCACAG CCAACAGTTCAGCCTCAGACCATCAAGGAGTTAAGTAGCCATCCGACGTCTTCCACACTCATCATGCCTCAACTTCAACATCTATTTCAGCAAAACTCAATACAACAA GATCTTACTATGAATTTACTGAATAGTATACAACCCGCGGAGGCAACAGAAG GTTCTCATTCTGGAAAGTTACCACCTTTGCCTCGCTCAGACAGTAATGGAAAC GTTGAACCTGCGGCTTGTGAGAGGGAGAGGTTACTACTTAGCAGTATCTCTGACCTCCGTGCTAG GCTGGACGACTTAACAGAGGAGCTCGATATAgagaaatcaaaatacaaccAA CTGCAACAGAAACTGAAAGCATTCACGGGTCGCGAACAAGTGTAA
- the LOC104731053 gene encoding serine/threonine-protein kinase 4-like isoform X2 has translation MVGGGSSGGVGRRGSGSGKQQRGYSLNPKDYKLLEEVGHGASAVVYRAIYLPTNEVVAIKCLDLDRCNSNLDDIRRESQTMSLIDHPNVIKSFCSFSVDHSLWVVMQFMAQGSCLHLMKTAYSDGFEESAICCVLKETLKALDYLHKQGHIHRDVKAGNILLDDNGEIKLGDFGVSACLFDNGDRQRARNTFVGTPCWMAPEVLQQGNGYNSKADIWSFGITALELAHGHAPFSKYPPMKVLLMTIQNAPPGLDYDRDKKFSKSFKEMVAMCLVKDQTKRPTAEKLLKHSCFKHTKPPELSVKTLFSELPPLWSRVKSLQAKDAQQLALKRMATADEEAISKSEYQRGVSAWNFDVRDLKTQASLLIDDDDLAESKEDEEILCAQFNKVNDREQVFDRLQPCENMNGKEKASNTEVDEPYCEEKFTFITTASSLERLSPNSEHDIPEAKVKPVRRQSQSGPLTSRTVLSHSASEKGHIFERSETEQQTAPTVRRAPSFSGPLNLPTRASANSLSAPIKYSGGFRDSLDDKSKANLVQKGRFSVTSGNVDLAKDVPTSIVPRRSPQASPLRKSASVGNWMLEPKMPTVQPQTIKELSSHPTSSTLIMPQLQHLFQQNSIQQDLTMNLLNSIQPAEATEGSHSGKLPPLPRSDSNGNVEPAACERERLLLSSISDLRARLDDLTEELDIEKSKYNQLQQKLKAFTGREQV, from the exons ATGGTGGGAGGAGGTAGTAGCGGTGGTGTTGGTCGTCGTGGTAGTGGTAGTGGGAAGCAGCAGAGAGGTTACTCTTTGAATCCTAAAGACTATAAGTTGTTGGAAGAAGTAGGACATGGAGCTAGCGCTGTTGTTTATCGAGCGATCTATCTCCCTACTAATGAAGTCGTCGCTATCAAATGTTTGGATCTCGATCGTTGCAATTCCAATctg GATGATATTAGGAGGGAATCGCAGACGATGAGTTTGATAGACCATCCCAACGTTATAAAGTCGTTTTGTTCATTTTCTGTCGACCACAGTCTTTGGGTCGTTATGCAGTTCATGGCACAAGGTTCGTGTTTGCATCTTATGAAGACTGCCTATTCTGACGGATTTGAAGAGTCTGCTATCTGTTGTGTACTCAAAGAAACTCTTAAAGCTCTTGATTATCTTCATAAACAAGGCCACATTCATCGTGATGTTAAG GCTGGAAACATACTTCTTGATGACAATGGGGAGATTAAGCTTGGCGATTTTGGCGTTTCTGCTTGCTTGTTTGATAACGGTGATAGGCAGCGTGCAAGGAACACATTTGTTGGTACTCCTTGCTG GATGGCACCAGAAGTCTTGCAGCAGGGAAATGGATACAACTCCAA GGCTGATATCTGGTCATTTGGTATAACAGCGCTTGAATTGGCTCATGGTCATGCACCTTTCTCAAAATATCCGCCCATGAAG GTGCTCCTAATGACTATTCAAAACGCACCTCCTGGCCTTGATTATGATCGTGATAAGAAATTTTCTAAG TCCTTTAAAGAAATGGTTGCAATGTGTTTGGtgaaagatcaaacaaaaaggCCAACTGCTGAAAAATTGCTGAAGCACTCCTGTTTCAAACACACGAAGCCTCCAGAGCTTTCTGTGAAAACGCTATTTTCCGAATTACCACCTCTTTGGTCACGTGTAAAATCTCTTCAG GCGAAGGATGCTCAACAGCTTGCATTAAAAAGAATGGCCACTGCTGACGAGGAAGCTATATCAAAG AGCGAATATCAAAGAGGAGTGAGCGCTTGGAATTTTGACGTCAGAGACTTGAAAACACAAGCATCTCTG CTAATTGATGACGATGATCTAGCAGAGAgtaaggaagatgaagaaatattATGTGCACAGTTTAATAAG GTGAATGACAGAGAGCAAGTATTTGATAGGCTGCAACCATGTGAAAACATGAACGGAAAGGAAAAAGCTTCCAATACTGAGGTGGATGAACCATACTGCGAAGAGAAATTCACTTTCATTACAACTGCTTCTTCTTTAGAACGACTGTCACCAAATTCAGAGCATGACATTCCCGAGGCCAAGGTTAAGCCAGTAAGACGCCAAAGCCAGAGTGGACCACTTACAAGCAGGACCGTATTAAGCCACTCGGCTTCAGAGAAAGGTCACATCTTTGAAAG ATCCGAGACTGAGCAGCAGACGGCACCAACAGTCCGAAGAGCACCTAGCTTTAGTGGTCCTTTGAATCTTCCAACCCGTGCTTCTGCAAACAGTTTGTCAGCTCCCATTAAATACTCAGGAG GATTCCGTGATTCTCTGGATGATAAGTCAAAGGCTAATCTGGTTCAGAAAGGACGATTCTCAGTAACATCAGGAAACGTAGATCTTGCAAAG GATGTTCCAACAAGTATAGTACCTCGTCGATCTCCACAG GCGTCCCCACTCAGAAAATCTGCAAGTGTGGGTAACTGGATGCTTGAGCCCAAAATG CCAACAGTTCAGCCTCAGACCATCAAGGAGTTAAGTAGCCATCCGACGTCTTCCACACTCATCATGCCTCAACTTCAACATCTATTTCAGCAAAACTCAATACAACAA GATCTTACTATGAATTTACTGAATAGTATACAACCCGCGGAGGCAACAGAAG GTTCTCATTCTGGAAAGTTACCACCTTTGCCTCGCTCAGACAGTAATGGAAAC GTTGAACCTGCGGCTTGTGAGAGGGAGAGGTTACTACTTAGCAGTATCTCTGACCTCCGTGCTAG GCTGGACGACTTAACAGAGGAGCTCGATATAgagaaatcaaaatacaaccAA CTGCAACAGAAACTGAAAGCATTCACGGGTCGCGAACAAGTGTAA
- the LOC104731055 gene encoding uncharacterized protein LOC104731055 — translation MQCLSLQSLPWKPNPVISSEVHLLNPKQVNEFSSLYRRTRNWRVRGLSEENVANSSGDGGDLNKSLSGIARNQVEELLSREENKGLLDGLEKASLRVEIAKRELEEIERQEIEAKLLQDYVNQLESRASEIAECQQEIVAARSMVEEAERALSLADTEAIGSSEKGYSINKDKERMESAKAAVIAAAVGTIAETPFGLSQVSSIEQLVLPLGVAFASCALFGVTFRYAVRRDLDDSHLKSGAVAAFGFVKGLGMLSRGPPLELSWESLFSHGIDGAVLVSQSVLIFAFASIALDFCFKMKLLRPFPSSD, via the exons ATGCAATGTTTATCTCTGCAATCGCTGCCATGGAAACCAAATCCAGTGATTTCATCAGAGGTTCATCTTCTGAATCCCAAACAAGTGAACGAGTTCAGTTCTCTGTATCGCAGAACTCGAAACTGGAGAGTTAGAGGTTTATCGGAAGAGAACGTAGCTAATTCGAGTGGTGACGGCGGAGATTTGAACAAGTCGTTGTCTGGTATTGCGAGAAATCAAGTGGAGGAGCTTCTGAGCAGAGAAGAGAACAAGGGTTTGCTTGATGGTCTTGAAAAAGCTTCGTTGAGAGTGGAGATTGCCAAGAGAGAGCTCGAAGAGATAGAGAGGCAAGAGATTGAGGCGAAGTTGCTACAGGATTATGTTAATCAGCTTGAATCTAGAGCCTCAGAG ATCGCAGAATGCCAGCAGGAGATCGTCGCAGCAAGATCAATGGTTGAGGAAGCAGAACGTGCCTTGTCTTTAGCAGATACTGAGGCAATTGGAAGTTCAGAGAAAGGTTATTCGATCAATAAAGACAAGGAGAGAATGGAATCAGCAAAAGCAGCAGTAATCGCAGCTGCGGTTGGGACCATTGCGGAAACCCCGTTTGGTCTTTCTCAGGTCTCGAGCATCGAGCAGCTAGTTCTTCCCCTAGGAGTAGCGTTTGCAAGCTGTGCATTGTTTGGAGTCACGTTCAGGTATGCAGTCAGGAGAGACTTGGATGATAGTCATCTCAAATCAGGAGCTGTTGCAGCCTTTGGGTTTGTGAAAG GACTTGGTATGTTGAGCAGAGGACCGCCGTTAGAGTTGAGCTGGGAAAGCTTGTTTTCACATGGCATAGACGGCGCCGTTTTGGTGTCTCAGAGTGTTTTGATATTTGCGTTTGCGTCTATAGCTTTGGACTTCTGTTTCAAAATGAAGCTCTTGAGACCATTTCCTAGCTCTGACTAG